The proteins below are encoded in one region of Populus alba chromosome 2, ASM523922v2, whole genome shotgun sequence:
- the LOC118043915 gene encoding protein TRIGALACTOSYLDIACYLGLYCEROL 1, chloroplastic: protein MQTTSQLHSIFYYSNRRSYLKPNGWIKTKSLNFSQLGFSRHCQMYKFTSPVQQTKLFVMPNMDDGHPSVPMSILEEDTNTNHVPSSGGEKFLSKWSPPRYLWRGLSALVLAGQVIIRSLMGKIHWRNTLQQLERVGPRSVGVCLLTSAFVGMAFTIQFVREFTRLGLNRSIGGVLALAFSRELSPVVTSIVVAGRIGSAFAAELGTMQVSEQIDTLRVLGADPVDYLVIPRVIASCLALPFLTLMCFTVGMASSGLLADSVYGISINIILDSAQRALNSWDIISAMIKSGVFGAIISIVSCAWGVTTMGGAKGVGETTTSAVVISLVGIFIADFALSYCFFQGAGDSLKNCV from the exons ATGCAAACAACTTCACAGCTTCACTCAATCTTTTACTACTCCAACAG AAGAAGCTACCTAAAACCCAATGGGTGGATAAAGACGAAATCGTTGAATTTCAGTCAACTTGGTTTCAGTAGACACTGTCAGATGTATAAATTTACATCACCTGTTCAACAAACCAAACTTTTTGTGATGCCCAACATGGATGATGGCCATCCATCTGTACCTATGTCTATTTTGGAAGAGGACACAAATACTAACCATGTGCCCAGTTCCGGAGGAGAGAAATTCTTGAGCAAATGGTCTCCTCCTAGGTACCTTTGGAGGGGATTATCTGCTCTTGTCTTGGCAGGTCAGGTAATTATCAGGAGTTTAATGGGAAAAATCCACTGGAGAAATACTCTACAACAGCTGGAGAGAGTTGGGCCGAGATCAGTTGGGGTCTGTCTCTTGACCTCTGCATTTGTTGGCATGGCTTTTACCATCCAGTTTGTTAGAGAGTTTACTAGATTAGGACTAAACAGATCTATTGGTGGGGTATTAGCTCTAGCCTTTTCAAGGGAGCTAAGTCCTGTGGTCACATCAATTGTGGTTGCTGGGCGTATCGGCAGTGCTTTTGCTGCAGAGTTGGGAACAATGCAGGTTTCTGAGCAAATTGACACATTAAGGGTTCTTGGAGCAGACCCGGTTGATTACTTGGTAATTCCAAGAGTGATTGCTTCCTGTCTTGCTCTCCCATTTTTGACTTTGATGTGTTTCACAGTGGGGATGGCATCCAGTGGCCTGCTGGCTGACAGTGTCTATGGGATTAGCATTAACATTATATTGGATTCAGCTCAGAGAGCTCTAAATTCATGGGATATAATTAGTGCAATGATCAAGTCAGGGGTTTTTGGTGCCATCATATCTATAGTGAGCTGTGCTTGGGGGGTTACCACAATGGGAGGTGCTAAAGGTGTTGGGGAGACGACAACTTCAGCTGTGGTTATCTCGCTGGTTGGTATATTTATTGCTGATTTTGCACTCTCATATTGCTTCTTCCAGGGAGCTGGAGATTCTCTGAAGAATTGCGTATAA